The Salvelinus sp. IW2-2015 linkage group LG31, ASM291031v2, whole genome shotgun sequence genome window below encodes:
- the dazl gene encoding deleted in azoospermia-like produces MDIQKQRDGFQTSLNLKLSNGYILPEGRMTPNTLFVGGIDMKVDENEIRDFFARFGAVKEVKIITYRGGICKGYGFVYFNEDVDIQTIVEQQISFKGRKLKLGPAIMKERSSRSMPSHXVGQVPWMSPSQYIYCTCCSPMGVGVAQPSPVLNGGNPYIQPYSYNGLQGVMMPQMPMSYSQTAYAYQYASPHWTGEQRTRLVNQNFVDCGVQTLLTLL; encoded by the exons ATG GATATtcagaaacagagagatggatTTCAGACATCCCTAAATTTGAAGCTGTCAAATGGTTATATTTTACCTGAAGGTAGAATGACACCAAACACACTTTTTGTTGGAGGAATCGACATGAAG GTGGATGAGAATGAAATCCGGGACTTCTTTGCGAGATTTGGCGCGGTGAAAGAAGTGAAAATCATCACTTACCGCGGAGGCATCTGCAAAGG ATATGGATTTGTTTACTTCAATGAAGATGTCGACATCCAAACCATCGTtgaa CAACAGATCAGTTTTAAAGGACGGAAACTGAAGCTGGGTCCAGCAATCATGAAGGAAAGGAGCTCAC GTTCCATGCCGTCTCACRTGGTTGGTCAGGTCCCCTGGATGAGCCCCTCCCAGTACATCTACTGCACCTGCTGCTCTCCTATGGGAGTGGGTGTGGCTCAGCCCTCACCTGTACTCAACGGGGGCAATCCCTACATCCAG CCTTACTCATATAACGGCCTTCAAGGAGTCATGATGCCACAGATGCCCATGAGCTACTCTCAAACCGCCTACGCGTACCAG taCGCCTCACCACACTGGACCGGGGAGCAGAGGACACGGCTTGTCAACCAG AACTTTGTGGACTGTGGAGTCCAGACTCTGCTGACTCTGCTGTAG